A part of Salvelinus alpinus chromosome 5, SLU_Salpinus.1, whole genome shotgun sequence genomic DNA contains:
- the LOC139576802 gene encoding ubiquitin-like protein 4A-A codes for MILTVKPLQGKECNVQVTEDEKVSTVKELVSERLNIPANQQRLLYKGKALADEHRLSDYSIGPEAKLNLVVRPAGERSGVTGMASSSSAVGGVWQTLSTVLAKHFSPADAAKVQEQLVKDYERSLRQLSLDDIERLAGRLLHPDSEGMDTSYMD; via the exons ATGATTTTAACTGTAAAACCACTTCAAGGAAAGGAGTGCAACGTACAG GTCACAGAAGATGAAAAAGTATCCACTGTGAAAGAACTGGTGTCTGAACGTCTGAATATACCTGCAAATCAGCAGCGATTGCTTTACAAAGGGAAAGCCCTTGCAG ATGAACACCGATTGAGTGATTATTCCATTGGGCCAGAGGCCAAGTTAAATTTGGTGGTTCGTCCTGCGGgggagaggagtggtgtgactGGGATGGCTAGCAGTAGCAGTGCTGTTGGTGGGGTGTGGCAGACTCTGTCCACTGTCCTGGCGAAGCACTTCAGCCCTGCAGATGCAGCTAAAGTGCAAGAACAGCTTGTCAAG GATTATGAACGTTCACTTCGGCAACTCAGCCTGGATGACATTGAACGCCTGGCCGGGCGACTGCTTCACCCAGACAGTGAGGGTATGGACACATCGTACATGGATTGA